Proteins encoded together in one Thermoanaerobaculum aquaticum window:
- a CDS encoding sulfatase-like hydrolase/transferase has product MLLITVDTLRADHVGAYNPAFTSATPNLDRLAQKSVVFLQAWSPVPLTTPAHASILTGLTPARHGVRLNGAQALPDTIPTLATELQSQGWETGAFVAAYVLSRRFGLARGFATYDDQIPMPAYAGTRLEAERPASQVVDKAIEWLKARSGKRFFLWVHLYEPHAPYQPPAPFATQFPDSPYTGEVAAADAQIGRLLDELERMGLGEQTVIAVAGDHGEALGEHGESTHGLLLYEATLRVPLMVAAPGLAAGSRLSTPVSLVDVAPTLMHLAGAQPTLQAQGSDLAPFLLRQKEPPETTLFAETLYPTSFGWAALLAARKQQWKYVAAPKPELYNLATDPAEAANLVGQGVPAEKALREALGDYVAAATSGNSVELDAEARRQLESLGYIAPSSPTPQTAADPKDRVRVFTLFEQAHALRLAGDPVQARTVLQEALAEDPQNPVLLAEQAEVLRAAGDPAAAVGVLRRVLELNPADREARYNLALALREAGREEEARQALEAAIRLDPGRPELHEALGLVYAARGAFPQAKDEFSRACQLDPHNPRVWNNLGNVLRELGELAAAEEAYRHAIALDPAFAEPWNGLGVLQVLAGKTEEAIASFNRALELAPNYLEVLFNMAIAWDEAGQREKAAQAYTTFIKKAQNNPQFSSQVSAARRLLARISPTANGG; this is encoded by the coding sequence GTGCTCCTCATTACCGTTGACACCCTCCGCGCCGACCACGTGGGGGCCTACAACCCGGCCTTTACTTCGGCCACCCCAAACCTCGACCGTCTGGCGCAAAAAAGCGTTGTCTTCCTTCAGGCGTGGAGCCCTGTGCCGCTTACCACCCCCGCCCACGCCTCCATCCTCACAGGCCTTACCCCAGCCCGCCACGGGGTGCGGCTCAACGGTGCCCAGGCGCTGCCGGACACCATCCCCACCCTTGCCACCGAGCTCCAAAGCCAGGGCTGGGAAACCGGCGCTTTTGTAGCAGCTTACGTGCTTTCCCGTCGTTTCGGTTTGGCTCGCGGGTTTGCCACCTACGACGACCAGATCCCCATGCCAGCCTATGCGGGAACGAGGCTGGAAGCGGAAAGACCCGCCTCTCAAGTGGTGGATAAAGCCATTGAGTGGCTGAAAGCCCGTAGCGGAAAGCGGTTCTTTTTGTGGGTGCATCTTTACGAGCCCCACGCTCCCTACCAGCCCCCCGCGCCTTTTGCCACGCAGTTTCCCGATTCCCCCTACACCGGGGAGGTAGCCGCCGCCGATGCGCAAATTGGCAGGCTTTTGGATGAGCTGGAGCGCATGGGGCTCGGGGAGCAAACGGTCATTGCGGTGGCCGGCGACCACGGGGAGGCTTTGGGTGAGCACGGCGAATCCACCCACGGCTTGCTGCTCTACGAGGCCACCCTCCGCGTCCCGCTGATGGTGGCAGCGCCCGGCCTGGCAGCCGGGTCTCGCCTTTCCACGCCGGTGAGCCTCGTGGATGTGGCGCCCACCCTCATGCACCTGGCGGGCGCCCAGCCCACGCTCCAGGCGCAAGGCAGCGACCTGGCACCCTTTTTGCTTCGCCAAAAAGAGCCCCCGGAGACCACGCTCTTTGCCGAAACGCTTTACCCCACCAGCTTTGGCTGGGCCGCACTGCTGGCCGCCCGAAAGCAGCAATGGAAGTACGTGGCCGCACCCAAGCCCGAGCTTTACAACCTGGCCACAGACCCCGCCGAAGCCGCCAACCTCGTGGGACAAGGAGTGCCCGCGGAAAAAGCCTTGCGGGAGGCCCTTGGGGACTACGTGGCAGCCGCAACTTCAGGGAACAGCGTGGAGCTGGATGCTGAGGCCCGTCGTCAGCTGGAAAGCCTCGGCTACATTGCCCCTTCTTCCCCCACCCCGCAAACCGCCGCCGACCCCAAAGATCGGGTGAGGGTTTTCACGCTCTTTGAACAGGCTCACGCTTTGCGCCTGGCAGGAGACCCAGTTCAAGCCCGCACCGTCCTTCAAGAAGCCCTGGCCGAGGATCCCCAAAACCCCGTGCTCCTTGCGGAACAGGCCGAGGTCTTGCGGGCGGCCGGCGATCCCGCCGCGGCCGTCGGTGTGTTACGCCGCGTGCTGGAGCTTAACCCCGCCGACCGGGAAGCCCGCTACAACCTGGCGTTGGCCCTGCGGGAAGCCGGCCGGGAAGAGGAAGCGCGGCAAGCGCTGGAGGCCGCCATCCGCCTGGATCCAGGGCGGCCCGAGCTTCACGAGGCGCTGGGTTTGGTGTACGCCGCGCGGGGGGCTTTCCCGCAGGCGAAGGACGAGTTTTCCCGGGCTTGCCAGCTCGACCCGCACAATCCCAGGGTTTGGAACAACTTGGGCAACGTCTTGCGGGAGCTGGGAGAGCTGGCCGCGGCGGAGGAAGCGTACCGGCACGCAATTGCCTTAGATCCGGCATTTGCCGAGCCGTGGAACGGCCTGGGGGTTCTCCAGGTGCTGGCGGGGAAAACCGAGGAAGCCATAGCCAGCTTCAACCGGGCTCTGGAGCTCGCTCCCAACTACCTTGAGGTGCTTTTCAACATGGCCATTGCCTGGGATGAAGCTGGCCAAAGGGAAAAAGCTGCACAGGCCTACACCACGTTCATCAAAAAAGCGCAGAACAACCCGCAGTTTTCCTCGCAGGTGAGCGCGGCCCGGCGCTTGCTTGCCCGGATTTCACCTACCGCCAACGGTGGGTGA